A single region of the Pelobates fuscus isolate aPelFus1 chromosome 4, aPelFus1.pri, whole genome shotgun sequence genome encodes:
- the ZHX2 gene encoding zinc fingers and homeoboxes protein 2, whose product MASKRKSTTPCMVRATELLDQDDHDMEVGDDGTPDTERRDDRVEKEKASKENEMVEDKPPPENQSKKLQGGYECKYCPYVTQHLNEFTVHVDVQHPNVILNPLYVCAECNFTTKKYDSLSEHNAKHHPGEDNFKLKLMKRNNQTILEQSIEVPPDVSSTHENFDNGDNSSGIPISKMPIMKFGKGRSEIKKGSRKAEETVQDNHYEAGTCIPETNGVLNNHNHHDGLSHVMPSVQLPPNINLLPKVPVPFNSSKYNCALDANSTLINSFNKFPYPTQAELSWLTAASKHQEEQIRIWFATQRLKHGISWSPEEVEEARKKMFNGTIQSVPQTITVLPGSLTTAKVSQPIIQTALPCQILGQTGLVLTQVTNAPTVTVPQFNSNVSVAKQSQKRSMQNTPEAPEVKRQNTAQSPSTPKSSVVPSTNNDRKKTKEQIALLKASFVISQFPDDTEIYRLIDVTGLSRSEIKKWFSDHRYRSQRGIVHITSESIAREKISIAKSGRSSQPYSETGTRKQLTETTEEQLRFLENSFLKSSFPTQTEMDHLKAETKLSRKEIDLWFSERRKIRDSMEQAVLDSMGTEKTNEVGLVNGSLKQSSNSTSTWPQPSASYKSKQEQLHLLKSTFARTQWPSPQDYDQLAAQTGLVRTEIVKWFKDNRCVLRTGSLRWMEQYRKHYERSLEERKVFVQTISATKVGKDFLTRYFQEYNQLHEEDIDLLAIKSKMTFDQIRVYFAEMQQQAALDQLDSSSPDEPIIAESDSQEKDWAKASPGNESAASDGADSWGHTTNETPEETQDYEYGSAPSDNSHN is encoded by the coding sequence ATGGCCAGTAAAAGGAAGTCAACTACCCCGTGCATGGTGCGGGCAACTGAGCTTCTTGATCAAGATGACCATGATATGGAAGTTGGCGATGATGGGACACCAGATACTGAAAGAAGAGATGAcagggtggagaaagagaaggctAGCAAAGAGAATGAAATGGTGGAAGATAAGCCACCACCTGAGAACCAATCGAAAAAACTTCAAGGGGGTTATGAGTGTAAATACTGTCCTTATGTAACACAACATCTCAATGAATTTACAGTGCATGTAGATGTGCAGCATCCAAATGTAATTCTCAATCCCCTTTACGTTTGTGCTGAATGTAATTTCACAACCAAAAAATATGATTCTTTATCTGAACACAATGCAAAACATCATCCCGGGGAGGACAACTTCAAATTAAAGTTGATGAAACGCAATAATCAGACCATCCTAGAACAGTCGATAGAGGTCCCTCCAGATGTCTCAAGTACCCATGAAAATTTTGACAATGGTGACAACTCATCCGGGATTCCAATAAGTAAAATGCCGATCATGAAATTTGGGAAGGGAAGAtcagaaataaaaaaaggatCAAGAAAAGCAGAGGAAACTGTACAGGACAACCACTATGAAGCGGGTACCTGTATTCCAGAAACAAATGGTGTTTTAAATAACCATAATCATCACGATGGCTTATCGCACGTTATGCCCTCCGTTCAGCTTCCACCTAATATAAACCTTCTTCCTAAGGTCCCTGTTCCTTTTAATAGTAGCAAGTATAATTGTGCCCTCGATGCAAACTCAACATTAATAAATTCCTTCAACAAATTTCCTTACCCAACACAAGCAGAGTTGTCTTGGTTGACCGCAGCATCAAAACACCAAGAGGAGCAAATTAGAATATGGTTTGCCACCCAGCGGTTGAAGCATGGCATAAGCTGGTCTCCAGAAGAGGTAGAAGAGGCAAGAAAGAAAATGTTTAATGGTACTATTCAGTCTGTTCCTCAAACCATCACAGTTTTACCTGGCTCTCTGACGACGGCCAAAGTTTCTCAGCCTATTATTCAGACAGCATTGCCATGTCAAATACTTGGACAAACTGGTCTTGTTTTAACTCAGGTGACAAACGCACCCACTGTTACAGTTCCACAATTTAACTCCAATGTCAGTGTTGCCAAACAAAGCCAGAAACGATCAATGCAGAACACCCCCGAAGCTCCAGAGGTGAAACGGCAAAATACTGCACAATCCCCTTCCACACCAAAGTCCAGTGTTGTGCCATCAACCAACAATGATCGTAAAAAGACCAAGGAACAGATTGCTCTCTTAAAAGCTAGTTTTGTAATTAGTCAGTTTCCAGATGACACCGAAATCTATAGGCTAATCGATGTTACTGGGCTTTCAAGAAGTGAAATTAAAAAGTGGTTCAGTGATCATAGGTATCGAAGCCAGAGAGGTATTGTTCATATCACTAGCGAATCCATAGCAAGGGAAAAAATATCCATTGCCAAGTCCGGTCGATCTTCCCAGCCATACAGTGAAACAGGAACACGAAAACAATTGACAGAGACAACAGAGGAACAACTTCGATTTCTTGAAAACAGTTTTCTAAAAAGTTCTTTTCCAACACAGACCGAAATGGATCACTTAAAAGCAGAAACCAAATTGAGTAGAAAAGAAATTGACTTGTGGTTTTCAGAAAGAAGGAAAATTAGGGATTCCATGGAACAAGCTGTTTTGGATTCAATGGGTACAGAAAAAACAAACGAAGTTGGACTTGTGAACGGATCTTTAAAACAATCAAGTAATTCAACTAGCACTTGGCCACAACCTTCAGCTTCTTATAAATCTAAACAGGagcagctccacctactaaagaGTACATTTGCAAGAACTCAATGGCCATCCCCACAGGATTATGACCAGTTGGCTGCACAGACTGGTCTCGTTAGGACTGAAATAGTCAAGTGGTTTAAAGACAATAGGTGTGTCCTCAGAACAGGTAGTTTAAGGTGGATGGAGCAATACAGGAAACATTATGAGCGTTCACTAGAGGAACGTAAAGTGTTTGTACAGACGATTTCAGCTACCAAGGTGGGCAAAGACTTTCTTACAAGATATTTTCAGGAGTACAACCAGCTTCATGAAGAGGATATTGATCTTCTTGCTATAAAGTCCAAGATGACTTTTGATCAGATTAGGGTTTATTTTGCTGAGATGCAACAACAGGCAGCTCTGGATCAGTTGGACAGCAGCAGTCCGGATGAGCCAATCATAGCCGAAAGTGATTCTCAAGAAAAGGACTGGGCCAAGGCCTCTCCTGGAAATGAAAGTGCTGCCTCTGATGGTGCGGACAGCTGGGGTCACACTACTAACGAAACCCCAGAAGAAACGCAGGATTACGAATATGGAAGTGCACCTAGTGATAATTCTCACAACTAG